Proteins from a genomic interval of Danio rerio strain Tuebingen ecotype United States chromosome 4, GRCz12tu, whole genome shotgun sequence:
- the zgc:172128 gene encoding uncharacterized protein LOC100002012 (The RefSeq protein has 10 substitutions compared to this genomic sequence) — MAFIKEESEDLKIEDTFTVKHEDAEQLQLSCTDLMPGKKQIQDVNDVKEEKDLEEGGQLISGQTTSENSAQQTGPVSVFTCQQCGKSLTTKRTLNDHMRIHNGEKLFRCQQCGKGFTTKTNLAVHKRIHTREKPYMCPQCGNCFSTKTSLEVPMRIHTGTKPYLCQQCGNNYTTKQNIEVHMRTHTGRKPHICQECGVSFIYKTSLEEHMRNHPRLKPFTCQQCGNRFTTKRNLEDHMITHTGEKPFTCELCGKGFTTKSNLKVHMRIHTEERPYTCEQCERSFTRKDSLESHRRMHMAEKSHACPHCEMCFELKTTLVVHMKVHTGEKLFRCGQCGKSFGRNATLKRHMRVHSAESRFMCRQCSVSFPDGSQLKDHVRTHLGQKPYLCLECGRSCTEITNLKIHMRSHTGERPFTCQECGLRFAYGKALKRHLQTHSGKKL; from the exons atggcctttattaaagaggagagtgaagacctgaagattgaagacacattcacagtcaaacatgaagatGCTGAGCAACTACAACTGTCCTGTACAG ATCTTATGCCTGGGAAAAAGCAGATTCAAGATGTGAATGATGTCAAGGAAGAGAAAGATCTGGAGGAAGGGGGACAGTTGATATCTGGTCAAACAACGTCAGAGAATAGTGCTCAACAGACTGGACCTGTAAGCGGTTTCACCTGCAAAGAGTGTGGGAAAAGTCTGACTACGAAAAGAACGCTTAATGACCACATGCGGATTCACAACGGAGAGAAGCTTTTCAGATGTCAGCAGTGTGGAAAAGGATTCACTACAAAAAGAAATCTGGCGGTTCACACGAGGATTCACACAAGAGAGAAACCCTACATGTGTCCCCAGTGCGGGAATTGCTTCTCTACAAAAACGTCCCTTGAAGTTCCCATGAGAATACACACAGGGACGAAGCCTTATTTGTGTCAACAGTGTGGTAATAATTAcaccacaaaacaaaacattaaggttcacatgagaactcacactgggCGGAAACCTCACATCTGCCAAGAGTGTGGAGTAAGCTTTATTTACAAAACCAGTCTTGAAGAGCACATGAGAAATCACCCTCGATTGAAACCTTTCACTTGCCAACAGTGTGGGAACAGGTTTACTAGAAAAAGAAACCTTGAAGATCACATGATTActcacactggggagaaacccTTCACATGTGAACAGTGTGGAAAAGGTTTTACTACAAAAAGCAACCTTAAGgttcacatgaggattcacactgaaGAGAGGCCTTACACATGTGAACAGTGTGAGAGAAGCTTTACACGTAAGGACAGCTTGGAGAGCCACAGGAGAATGCATATGGCTGAGAAGTCTCACGCTTGCCCTCAttgtgaaatgtgttttgaacttaaaacaaCTCTGGTTGTCCACATGAaggttcacactggagagaagctcTTTAGATGTGGTCAGTGTGGGAAAAGCTTTGGACGTAACGCAACTCTGAAACGCCACATGCGGGTTCACTCAGCAGAGAGCCGTTTTATGTGCCGGCAGTGTGGCGTGAGCTTCCCGGACGGCAGTCAGCTTAAGGATCATGTCAGAACTCACCTCGGACAGAAACCCTACTTGTGCCTCGAGTGCGGGAGATCTTGCACAGAGATAACAAACCTCAAGGTTCACATGAGgagtcacactggagagaggcctttCACCTGCCAAGAGTGTGGACTGAGATTCGCGTATGGAAAAGCCCTGAAACGTCATCTGCAAACTCACTCTGGAAAAAAGCTTTAA
- the zgc:172128 gene encoding uncharacterized protein isoform X1 has protein sequence MAFIKEESEDLKIEDTFTVKHEDAEQLQLSCTDLMPGKKQIQDVNDVKEEKDLEEGGQLISGQTTSENSAQQTGPVSGFTCKECGKSLTTKRTLNDHMRIHNGEKLFRCQQCGKGFTTKRNLAVHTRIHTREKPYMCPQCGNCFSTKTSLEVPMRIHTGTKPYLCQQCGNNYTTKQNIKVHMRTHTGRKPHICQECGVSFIYKTSLEEHMRNHPRLKPFTCQQCGNRFTRKRNLEDHMITHTGEKPFTCEQCGKGFTTKSNLKVHMRIHTEERPYTCEQCERSFTRKDSLESHRRMHMAEKSHACPHCEMCFELKTTLVVHMKVHTGEKLFRCGQCGKSFGRNATLKRHMRVHSAESRFMCRQCGVSFPDGSQLKDHVRTHLGQKPYLCLECGRSCTEITNLKVHMRSHTGERPFTCQECGLRFAYGKALKRHLQTHSGKKL, from the exons atggcctttattaaagaggagagtgaagacctgaagattgaagacacattcacagtcaaacatgaagatGCTGAGCAACTACAACTGTCCTGTACAG ATCTTATGCCTGGGAAAAAGCAGATTCAAGATGTGAATGATGTCAAGGAAGAGAAAGATCTGGAGGAAGGGGGACAGTTGATATCTGGTCAAACAACGTCAGAGAATAGTGCTCAACAGACTGGACCTGTAAGCGGTTTCACCTGCAAAGAGTGTGGGAAAAGTCTGACTACGAAAAGAACGCTTAATGACCACATGCGGATTCACAACGGAGAGAAGCTTTTCAGATGTCAGCAGTGTGGAAAAGGATTCACTACAAAAAGAAATCTGGCGGTTCACACGAGGATTCACACAAGAGAGAAACCCTACATGTGTCCCCAGTGCGGGAATTGCTTCTCTACAAAAACGTCCCTTGAAGTTCCCATGAGAATACACACAGGGACGAAGCCTTATTTGTGTCAACAGTGTGGTAATAATTAcaccacaaaacaaaacattaaggttcacatgagaactcacactgggCGGAAACCTCACATCTGCCAAGAGTGTGGAGTAAGCTTTATTTACAAAACCAGTCTTGAAGAGCACATGAGAAATCACCCTCGATTGAAACCTTTCACTTGCCAACAGTGTGGGAACAGGTTTACTAGAAAAAGAAACCTTGAAGATCACATGATTActcacactggggagaaacccTTCACATGTGAACAGTGTGGAAAAGGTTTTACTACAAAAAGCAACCTTAAGgttcacatgaggattcacactgaaGAGAGGCCTTACACATGTGAACAGTGTGAGAGAAGCTTTACACGTAAGGACAGCTTGGAGAGCCACAGGAGAATGCATATGGCTGAGAAGTCTCACGCTTGCCCTCAttgtgaaatgtgttttgaacttaaaacaaCTCTGGTTGTCCACATGAaggttcacactggagagaagctcTTTAGATGTGGTCAGTGTGGGAAAAGCTTTGGACGTAACGCAACTCTGAAACGCCACATGCGGGTTCACTCAGCAGAGAGCCGTTTTATGTGCCGGCAGTGTGGCGTGAGCTTCCCGGACGGCAGTCAGCTTAAGGATCATGTCAGAACTCACCTCGGACAGAAACCCTACTTGTGCCTCGAGTGCGGGAGATCTTGCACAGAGATAACAAACCTCAAGGTTCACATGAGgagtcacactggagagaggcctttCACCTGCCAAGAGTGTGGACTGAGATTCGCGTATGGAAAAGCCCTGAAACGTCATCTGCAAACTCACTCTGGAAAAAAGCTTTAA
- the si:ch1073-398c20.3 gene encoding uncharacterized protein si:ch1073-398c20.3 isoform X1, with translation MSSGCAVPASDGVHLKRETEKLLLKMAFIKEESEDLKIEETFRVKHEDAEQLTDLLPWKEEIPELNDVKEEKDLDEEGHLISGVKTSENSAQQTGPVSCFTCKECGKSLTTKRTLNDHMRIHTGEKPCQCKQCGNRYIDKSTLRRHMITHTGERPFTCQQCGKGFTRKSNLEVHTRIHTGQKAFTCQQCGHGFTRKSNLEVHTRIHTGEKPFICPQCGNCFSRKMLLEVHMRIHTGKKPYACQHCGNSFTRKQSLDVHMRTHNEERPHICQECGVSFIYKNSLEEHMRNHTGEKPFTCQHCGNGFTRKRNLEDHMRIHNEERPHICQECGVSFIYKNSLTEHMTTHTGEKPFTCQQCGNGFTRKRNLKDHMITHTGEKPFTCEQCGKGFTKKSNLKVHMRVHTEERPYTCEQCGKSFTLKDNLESHRRIHMAGKSHTAYTSII, from the exons ATGTCATCAGGCTGCGCCGTTCCTGCATCTGACGGGGTTCACTTGAAGAGAGAG acagaaaaactcctgctgaagatggcgtttattaaagaggagagtgaagacctgaagattgaagaaacattcagagTCAAACATGAAGATGCTGAGCAACTAACAG ATCTTTTGCCTTGGAAAGAGGAGATTCCAGAACTGAATGATGTCAAGGAAGAGAAAGATCTGGATGAAGAAGGACATTTGATATCTGGTGTAAAAACTTCAGAAAATAGTGCTCAACAGACTGGACCTGTAAGTTGTTTCACCTGCAAAGAGTGTGGGAAAAGTCTGACTACGAAAAGAACGCTTAATGACCACATgcggattcacaccggagagaagccttgTCAATGTAAACAGTGTGGAAATCGCTACATTGATAAAAGCACCCTTAGAAGGCACATGATAACGCACACCGGAGAGAGACCTTTCACATGTCAACAGTGTGGAAAAGGTTTTACTAGAAAGAGCAACCTAGAGGTTCACACGAGAATTCACACCGGGCAGAAGGCTTTTACATGTCAACAGTGTGGACATGGATTCACTAGAAAAAGTAACCTAGAGGTTCACACGAGAATTCACACAGGAGAGAAACCCTTCATATGTCCCCAGTGCGGGAATTGCTTCTCTAGAAAAATGCTCCTTGAAgttcacatgagaattcacactgggaaGAAGCCGTACGCATGTCAACACTGTGGTAATAGTTTCACTAGAAAACAAAgccttgatgttcacatgagaactcacaatgAGGAGAGACCTCACATCTGCCAAGAGTGTGGAGTAAGCTTTATTTACAAGAACAGTCTTGAAGAGCACATGAGAAatcacactggggagaaacctTTCACTTGCCAACATTGCGGAAATGGGTTTACAAGAAAAAGAAACCTTGAAgaccacatgagaattcacaacGAGGAGAGACCTCACATCTGCCAAGAGTGTGGAGTAAGCTTTATTTACAAGAACAGTCTTACAGAGCACATGACAActcacactggggagaaacctTTCACCTGCCAACAGTGCGGAAACGGGTTTACTAGAAAAAGAAACCTTAAAGATCACATGATTACTCACACTGGTGAGAAACCCTTCACGTGTGAACAGTGTGGGAAAGGTTTTACTAAAAAAAGTAACCTTAAGGTTCACATGAGGGTTCACACTGAAGAGAGGCCTTACACATGTGAACAGTGTGGGAAAAGCTTTACACTTAAAGACAACTTGGAAAGCCACAGGAGAATTCATATGGCTGGGAAGTCTCACACTGCTTACACCTCaatcatttga
- the si:ch1073-398c20.3 gene encoding uncharacterized protein si:ch1073-398c20.3 isoform X2 translates to MAFIKEESEDLKIEETFRVKHEDAEQLTDLLPWKEEIPELNDVKEEKDLDEEGHLISGVKTSENSAQQTGPVSCFTCKECGKSLTTKRTLNDHMRIHTGEKPCQCKQCGNRYIDKSTLRRHMITHTGERPFTCQQCGKGFTRKSNLEVHTRIHTGQKAFTCQQCGHGFTRKSNLEVHTRIHTGEKPFICPQCGNCFSRKMLLEVHMRIHTGKKPYACQHCGNSFTRKQSLDVHMRTHNEERPHICQECGVSFIYKNSLEEHMRNHTGEKPFTCQHCGNGFTRKRNLEDHMRIHNEERPHICQECGVSFIYKNSLTEHMTTHTGEKPFTCQQCGNGFTRKRNLKDHMITHTGEKPFTCEQCGKGFTKKSNLKVHMRVHTEERPYTCEQCGKSFTLKDNLESHRRIHMAGKSHTAYTSII, encoded by the exons atggcgtttattaaagaggagagtgaagacctgaagattgaagaaacattcagagTCAAACATGAAGATGCTGAGCAACTAACAG ATCTTTTGCCTTGGAAAGAGGAGATTCCAGAACTGAATGATGTCAAGGAAGAGAAAGATCTGGATGAAGAAGGACATTTGATATCTGGTGTAAAAACTTCAGAAAATAGTGCTCAACAGACTGGACCTGTAAGTTGTTTCACCTGCAAAGAGTGTGGGAAAAGTCTGACTACGAAAAGAACGCTTAATGACCACATgcggattcacaccggagagaagccttgTCAATGTAAACAGTGTGGAAATCGCTACATTGATAAAAGCACCCTTAGAAGGCACATGATAACGCACACCGGAGAGAGACCTTTCACATGTCAACAGTGTGGAAAAGGTTTTACTAGAAAGAGCAACCTAGAGGTTCACACGAGAATTCACACCGGGCAGAAGGCTTTTACATGTCAACAGTGTGGACATGGATTCACTAGAAAAAGTAACCTAGAGGTTCACACGAGAATTCACACAGGAGAGAAACCCTTCATATGTCCCCAGTGCGGGAATTGCTTCTCTAGAAAAATGCTCCTTGAAgttcacatgagaattcacactgggaaGAAGCCGTACGCATGTCAACACTGTGGTAATAGTTTCACTAGAAAACAAAgccttgatgttcacatgagaactcacaatgAGGAGAGACCTCACATCTGCCAAGAGTGTGGAGTAAGCTTTATTTACAAGAACAGTCTTGAAGAGCACATGAGAAatcacactggggagaaacctTTCACTTGCCAACATTGCGGAAATGGGTTTACAAGAAAAAGAAACCTTGAAgaccacatgagaattcacaacGAGGAGAGACCTCACATCTGCCAAGAGTGTGGAGTAAGCTTTATTTACAAGAACAGTCTTACAGAGCACATGACAActcacactggggagaaacctTTCACCTGCCAACAGTGCGGAAACGGGTTTACTAGAAAAAGAAACCTTAAAGATCACATGATTACTCACACTGGTGAGAAACCCTTCACGTGTGAACAGTGTGGGAAAGGTTTTACTAAAAAAAGTAACCTTAAGGTTCACATGAGGGTTCACACTGAAGAGAGGCCTTACACATGTGAACAGTGTGGGAAAAGCTTTACACTTAAAGACAACTTGGAAAGCCACAGGAGAATTCATATGGCTGGGAAGTCTCACACTGCTTACACCTCaatcatttga